The Primulina eburnea isolate SZY01 chromosome 18, ASM2296580v1, whole genome shotgun sequence genome segment ttcacaataaaaagtaatacttttagcataaaaagtaatacttgttcatgtatgatccaaataagaaaatctgtatcacaaaatactactcgtgagactatctcacataaatttttatctTGTGTAAAAACATAGTTTCATATTTTTTGATtgaaaaaaacaatattttagtCATATATATCTATCTCTCGACGATTTTGGTTCGTATATGTTATTAAATTTCAGTATCAGTCTattagttttttatttttttctgatTAGTCCTTCATCAGACGTGGAGCTAACATGGAGACAACATGATTTTGAAATATGTTGTATTAATTCAACGCTCTCGATGAAAGCAGATTAAAATTATAATGGTAAAGAGTTAAATATATAAGATAAAAATGCAATAACGTTTTTTGTGGAAGTTtacttttgtttttgtttttaagtTGTCACTTTTCTGGAAAATATTGTATGATTATATCATATATTGTAATATTATGGTGATATGATCATTTAATAAAAGTTCAAAAGtatacataaaatatataatatatatataatacaaatactcaaaaaaaaaaaaattctccttgataattatttaaaaatagatttatatatatttgatgtttgtgattttattcagaaaatttgaatatatatatatatatatatatatatatatatatatatatatatatatatatatatattgaattctTAATTGTGAATTCAATTTGTATATATGGAATACCATTTTGGCATTCACTTGCTGCCGTTAACTCTTCAGTtttctattttttaatttattttattatttcttatTTTCATTGACATTTCAAATTAATCTATTctactttttttttataaaaaaaatattgtaaaaaaCAAAGACTTAAATCGATTAATCCAAATTGTTGAAGAGATTGAGTCGAAGAAACTTGGTAAGATATCAGCACCGATGCCTCCAATCTATACGTGTCATGTATACTCCATGCACTGCTGCCACCGATACTCCCTCCATGCATCGATCTCTATATAATATTAGCAAATATAATATGCACAAAAACGTCATAAAATCGATCCAATTCTGCAAGATTTTGCTCTCGATCAAGCCTAGCTACGATGGAATTAGTTCACATGTTTCTTGATTTGGTAGCTCCCCCTTTCACCTTCTTCTCCCTCATGTTTTTCTTGCCACCTTTCCAGATTTTCAAGTTCTTCCTCTCCGTTTTGGGCACCCTTTTCAGCGAAGATGTCGCCGAGAAAGTCGTCGTCATCACCGGCGCCTCCTCCGGCATTGGCGAAGTAAGTttcaaatataaatatgattattaaacaagaaaattataatttttagttctgtatgtttgtttgttttttttacaattttggaTTATATTTCAGTCTTATTCTGTACCTTTCAATCTATGTCAGCATAAAGTTGCAAAatacagaaaaaaaaaatacaattttcccatttaaattttatttcatgcTTAATAATCgaatgattaattaattgtacatattttgattgttaaaaaataaaaaaaaaggcaataaaatttaatatactTATTTTGCATGATTTTTTTTCCCTCGTTGGTGGCAAGAGTGTTGCGTATGAATATGCTAAGAGGGGTGCATGCTTGGTTCTGGCGGCGAGGAGGGAAAAAAGCCTCCAAGAAGTGGCGGAGGTGGCTCGAGAATTAGGGTCGCCGGACGTCGTCGTAATACGTGCCGACGTTTCGAAAGTGGAGGACTGCAGGAGGGTTGTTGATCAGACCATGAATCACTTTGGAAGATGTAACAAATTTCGtctcatttatttttttttatatcagaAACTTCATCGTATGATCGACAACTTTTCGAATATTtgaatgtatatatatgtatatatgtgcaGTGGATCATCTTGTCAACAATGCTGGTATTATGTCGGTAGCAATGCTGGAAGAAATAGAAGATATTACTCAGTTTAAACAAATTATGGTATGCAAtacaatattattaatatattttgtttcACATGTTCTTACCCTCTATATTTATACTATGTGTATCTACTTAAATTCTCtaaaaaataaatgattttgGATGTCGGTTTCTTTAGTTTTACAAGCTATACTTGAGGTTGGAATGACTCCTTAATGTGCGATTTTCGAATCTAGGAAGTTGCATGTTCTACCATTAATATATGTAATGTTTTGGCATGATAGGATATCAACTTTTGGGGCTTTGTTTACATGACCCGGTTCGCTGCCCCGTATCTCCGAAACAGCAGGGGCCGAGTGATCGTACTTTCTTCGGCGACGTCGTGGTTGCCCGCGCCGAGAATGAGTTTGTACAACGTGAGTTTGAGTTAGTTGTTACCTAAATTTCTCGCGAATCTAGTTATAATATTATAGGGTATGTGCTGGTGACTTGGTGTGTTACATTCTTGATTCATCAGGCTACTAAAGCAGCAAGCCTACAATTTTTCGAGACGTTGAGGGTCGAGTTCGGGCCCGATATAGGTGTCACGGTCGTGTCACCGGGGTTCATCGAATCCGAGCTGACACAAGGAAAATTCTTGAACAAAGAAGGCAAGATGGTATTTGATGAAGATACAAGAGAGGTAAGGACTAGAAGCAAACAGGAGTATTGAATGAAAATGAttgattttttgaaaaaaatcacaaaatcttaTAAGTTCTCTTGAATGATTCTACGAAGGCACAAGTGAACATAATCCCGGCCCAAAGGGTCGAAAGCTGTGCGAAGGCGATAGTGAGGAGCGCGTGCAGGGGAGAACGATACGTGACTCAACCGTCATGGGTTCGGACTACATTCTTCTGGAAGCTGTTCTGCCCTGAGGTAGTGGAGTGGGTGTACAGATTGATGTACATGACTAGGCCCGGAGAGCACCCGGAAGAGGCGTTCGGAAAGAAGCTCGTCGACTACACCGGAGCTAAGGGCTTGTTCTACCCAGATACGGTGCAAATGCAGGAGCTGAAGGAGTGAGACGTGTTTATTAATTACAAGTTATAAGGTTGAGTTTGTTGTATAGGTTGATGTGGTTCTGTGATTGTGTTTGCTGTAAGAATAATGATTCTGTCTGTGGCTCAATAATAAGGTGAAACTCTCGTGTTCTTTTTACTTTCGTActtgaattaataaattgataCATGAATTTTTGAACTATTGGGTAATAAATTGATGCATGAATTTTTGTTAATGGTGGGGGTGTCAATCGGTGGCCCgcggattttttttatttccgaACCAAACCGGAAACAACCCGAAAACCTCCGATCTGAACACAAACTCGTATAACTCGACTCAATCCACTTAACCTGaatgttattaatttttttaaaaattttaaaaaattaataaaaaaaattcaaaaaaataaaaaataataatattttaatttaaataaataataatatcgaCTCAACCCACTTAACCTGAATGTTATtatgttttttaattttttttaaaaattttaaaaaattaataaaaaaaattcaaaaaaataaaaaataataatattttaatttaaatacataataataaaattttcgatttaaatttgaaagtttaattttagaaaattaaaagtatatttattaaataaaataaaaaattgttaaaaaaatatataaaataaatattaaatgataaaaatttatcatataaatatacaataaattttgttcaaacatacaatatataaaaatatagttctttcaaaaaaaaaatatatagttaatatttttttaaaaaaagttcgTGGGTCAACCCGAGACCCAACCCAACCCGAAACCCGTCTAACATGATACTAACCCGAATCCACCCAATCTGAACTCAATCCGAACCCGAAAAATCTCAACCCGAACCTGAGTTTTTTCGTGTTGGGTCGTGTCGGATCGACGGGTCGAGTCGTATTTTGACACCCCTAGTTAATGGTCTAAAATATTGACTTAAATATAGTTAATATCTACTTAAATATAAGTAAATTCAGTAGATAACAAAATACAAGAATATTTGTATTactttttttgtaaattttatgtGATGAATtatcttgatttttttatttatttttttttgcataaaaatatGCAGCTCCATCCGGACGACAAGCgtgttatttgtttttttttttttaaaatcaaaatccaGTTTAGGTAATTTTTGTACGATTTTTACCATATAAAAGAAGTAAATACAAAAATTTTATCTATCAAAatccaaaaattcaataaaattttatgatataataaaaaaaattacgatgatAAATATTGTAAATATCAAGTacgatatattttattatattcttaataatatttttttatatcaataattttgaaatttttatatacatctattttaaataatttaattttaagtgTTTTTAATTCATTCATACTTCAAAATAAAGTATACGAGTCTTt includes the following:
- the LOC140819912 gene encoding 11-beta-hydroxysteroid dehydrogenase A-like produces the protein MELVHMFLDLVAPPFTFFSLMFFLPPFQIFKFFLSVLGTLFSEDVAEKVVVITGASSGIGESVAYEYAKRGACLVLAARREKSLQEVAEVARELGSPDVVVIRADVSKVEDCRRVVDQTMNHFGRLDHLVNNAGIMSVAMLEEIEDITQFKQIMDINFWGFVYMTRFAAPYLRNSRGRVIVLSSATSWLPAPRMSLYNATKAASLQFFETLRVEFGPDIGVTVVSPGFIESELTQGKFLNKEGKMVFDEDTREAQVNIIPAQRVESCAKAIVRSACRGERYVTQPSWVRTTFFWKLFCPEVVEWVYRLMYMTRPGEHPEEAFGKKLVDYTGAKGLFYPDTVQMQELKE